A region from the Aliarcobacter thereius LMG 24486 genome encodes:
- the rplU gene encoding 50S ribosomal protein L21: protein MYAIIKCGGKQYKVSEGDVLDIDYTGKTAKETLEITDVIAINNGELKTGEAVSKAKVEAVVVLDGTGVNRARKVVIYKKLRRKDSKLKRGFRKSFTKIRITKIAA, encoded by the coding sequence ATGTACGCAATTATCAAATGTGGTGGGAAACAGTATAAAGTATCTGAAGGTGATGTTTTAGATATCGATTATACAGGAAAGACTGCAAAAGAGACTTTAGAAATTACTGATGTTATAGCTATCAACAATGGAGAGCTAAAAACAGGTGAAGCAGTATCTAAAGCAAAAGTTGAAGCAGTTGTAGTTTTAGATGGAACAGGTGTAAATAGAGCTAGAAAAGTAGTTATTTACAAAAAATTAAGAAGAAAAGATTCTAAATTAAAAAGAGGTTTCAGAAAAAGCTTCACAAAAATTAGAATTACAAAAATTGCTGCGTAA
- the dnaG gene encoding DNA primase: MIKKESIENLKNNLDIVDVVSQYIELKKNGANYKACCPFHNEATPSFVVSPAKQIYHCFGCGVGGDSIKFVMEYEKYSYPEAIEKLANITNFTLSYETQTNKRTDTKVLEATKELYRKQLLDNSSIIDYLKDRGVYESSIEMFEIGYAGNSISTIEFLKQNHYKLNDAIELGVISQGDNGLYARFIDRVIFPIYSINSKLVGFGGRTLTNHGAKYVNSPQTPIFNKSKLLYGYSLAKEKIYKVKELIVCEGYLDVIMLHQAGFSNAVATLGTALTKEHLPLLRRGEPKITLAYDGDKAGLAAAFKASLMLSQSGFAGGVTVFEDGLDPADMVKDKRVQELSKKLSDTKPFIDFCIDYIVLNYDLNDPLEKKKALEEANEYLNTLDKLLQEEYKRYIAQKLNIKESLIRTQNIRVKRDEKSFIKYDIAELCILKTILEEPKRLDIVLDLVTPSMFEHHQEEFETILNDPKNSSLNKIILNEKLEVYDDERLSKELLPLLHRFYSNKLISLQNNNILDFKEKVSLIKKTKDNLYELKQGKLIKFNL, from the coding sequence ATGATAAAAAAAGAGTCAATAGAAAATTTAAAAAATAACTTAGATATTGTAGATGTTGTTTCCCAATACATAGAACTTAAAAAAAATGGTGCAAACTATAAAGCTTGTTGTCCATTTCATAATGAAGCAACACCATCATTTGTAGTAAGTCCAGCAAAACAGATTTATCATTGTTTTGGTTGTGGAGTAGGTGGAGATAGTATAAAATTTGTTATGGAGTATGAAAAATATTCATATCCTGAAGCTATTGAAAAACTAGCAAATATCACAAATTTTACACTTTCTTATGAAACACAGACAAATAAAAGAACAGATACAAAAGTTTTAGAAGCTACAAAAGAGTTATATAGAAAACAGCTTTTAGATAATTCATCAATAATAGATTATTTAAAAGATAGAGGAGTTTATGAAAGTTCTATTGAGATGTTTGAAATAGGATATGCAGGAAACTCTATAAGTACAATTGAATTTTTAAAACAAAATCATTATAAATTAAATGATGCAATAGAATTGGGAGTTATAAGCCAAGGAGACAATGGACTTTATGCAAGATTTATAGATAGAGTTATTTTTCCAATATATTCTATAAATTCAAAACTTGTTGGTTTTGGTGGAAGAACACTTACTAATCATGGTGCAAAATATGTAAACTCTCCACAAACTCCAATATTTAATAAATCAAAACTTTTATATGGTTACTCTTTGGCAAAAGAGAAAATATATAAAGTAAAAGAACTTATAGTTTGTGAAGGTTATTTAGATGTTATTATGCTTCATCAAGCTGGGTTTTCAAATGCAGTTGCAACACTTGGTACAGCACTTACAAAAGAACATTTACCACTTTTAAGAAGAGGTGAACCTAAAATTACTTTAGCTTATGATGGAGATAAAGCAGGATTAGCAGCTGCTTTTAAAGCATCTTTAATGCTAAGTCAATCTGGATTTGCAGGAGGAGTTACAGTTTTTGAAGATGGATTGGATCCAGCTGATATGGTAAAAGATAAAAGAGTTCAAGAACTATCAAAAAAACTATCAGATACTAAACCTTTTATAGATTTTTGTATAGATTATATTGTTTTAAATTATGATTTAAATGACCCTTTAGAGAAGAAAAAAGCTCTTGAGGAAGCAAATGAATATTTAAATACTCTTGATAAACTATTGCAAGAAGAGTATAAAAGATATATTGCACAAAAGTTAAATATAAAAGAGAGTTTAATAAGAACTCAAAATATTAGAGTAAAAAGAGATGAAAAGAGTTTTATAAAATATGATATTGCAGAACTTTGTATTTTAAAAACTATACTTGAAGAACCAAAAAGATTAGATATTGTTTTAGATTTAGTTACTCCTTCAATGTTTGAACATCATCAAGAGGAGTTTGAAACAATTTTAAATGATCCAAAAAACAGCTCTTTAAATAAAATTATATTAAATGAAAAACTGGAAGTTTATGATGATGAAAGATTATCAAAAGAGCTTTTACCTCTTTTACATAGATTTTATTCAAATAAATTAATAAGTTTACAAAATAACAATATTTTGGATTTTAAAGAGAAAGTTAGCCTAATAAAAAAGACAAAAGATAATTTATATGAATTAAAGCAAGGAAAACTTATAAAATTCAATCTATAA
- the rpmA gene encoding 50S ribosomal protein L27, translating into MAHKKGQGSTQNNRDSAGRRLGVKKYGGEVVSAGNIIIRQRGTKVHLGNNVGMGKDHTIYSLIDGVVKFEIKDKKRKKVSVYAAS; encoded by the coding sequence ATGGCTCACAAAAAAGGTCAAGGAAGTACTCAGAATAATAGAGACTCAGCTGGTAGAAGACTTGGGGTTAAAAAATATGGTGGTGAAGTTGTAAGTGCTGGAAACATCATTATTAGACAAAGAGGAACAAAAGTTCACTTAGGAAATAATGTTGGAATGGGAAAAGATCATACAATCTACTCTTTAATTGACGGTGTTGTTAAATTTGAAATTAAAGATAAGAAAAGAAAAAAAGTATCTGTTTACGCAGCTTCGTAA